In Apium graveolens cultivar Ventura chromosome 10, ASM990537v1, whole genome shotgun sequence, the following are encoded in one genomic region:
- the LOC141691717 gene encoding uncharacterized protein LOC141691717, which yields MMMSSDDKATGMNERDQQEYMNTYGYEEDTVSSSRFSCFGSCFGNREWSLLHGGEQREESWMIIKAKEVKEFTEVVAGPKWKNLIRKLGKYTKKSRMAECRQYDPQSYALNFDDGLDDFQQDNDNALLGAAFSNKLSQ from the coding sequence ATGATGATGAGTAGCGATGACAAAGCTACAGGGATGAATGAACGTGATCAGCAAGAATACATGAACACGTATGGATACGAAGAAGACACGGTTTCGAGTTCTCGGTTCAGTTGTTTCGGGTCTTGCTTTGGTAATCGAGAATGGAGTTTGCTGCATGGAGGAGAACAAAGAGAGGAGTCATGGATGATCATAAAGGCCAAGGAGGTGAAGGAGTTCACAGAGGTCGTAGCAGGGCCTAAGTGGAAGAATTTAATTCGAAAGTTGGGAAAATATACCAAGAAATCAAGAATGGCGGAATGTAGACAGTATGATCCACAAAGCTATGCTCTTAACTTTGATGATGGTTTGGATGATTTTCAACAAGATAATGACAATGCTTTGCTTGGTGCTGCTTTCTCCAATAAGTTGTCACAATGA